A single genomic interval of Gemmatimonadota bacterium harbors:
- a CDS encoding aspartate aminotransferase family protein, with protein MSQETIEVRYRELTPMSRQMFEDGRSVNAGAAKGAYFFSPYPIALRRGKGCVLEDVDGRSYVDFSNHHTAQVLGHNHPVIVEAVERQLVDGIALGAATGVETRLARMMCERISSVDRIRFVSSGTEATLHAVRLARCFSGRPKIAKFEGGYHGSHDAVEISTAPPLESAGEVSAPNAVPSAGGMALHALEDMIVLPYNDEESVERLLSRHRDELACVILDPKAGIIPIRPDFIQRVRAITEELGILLILDEIVGFRQAKGGLQSHVGVRPDLTCFGKMIGGGFPVGAFGGRADVMDLVDNSSGSSPVFQSGTHSSHAVAMAAGIATLESMTDEAYAHLNRLGNRLKTGLEDLFAERGVVAQVVVTGSVFGIHFGIDRLRDYRDLTRSDKAMAHAVFLSLLNQGYFCGQGLTMCAISLPTQDEHVDGLILAVGNALDEVAS; from the coding sequence ATGTCGCAAGAGACTATTGAAGTTAGATATCGCGAGTTGACGCCGATGTCCCGTCAGATGTTTGAGGATGGTCGATCAGTGAATGCCGGCGCTGCCAAGGGCGCCTATTTTTTTTCGCCGTACCCGATCGCGCTGCGGCGGGGAAAGGGATGTGTGCTCGAGGATGTTGACGGTAGGTCTTATGTCGATTTCTCGAATCACCACACTGCGCAGGTTCTGGGGCATAACCATCCTGTGATCGTAGAGGCGGTGGAGAGACAGCTGGTCGATGGTATCGCGCTTGGCGCTGCGACGGGTGTCGAGACCCGGTTGGCGCGGATGATGTGCGAGCGCATATCTTCGGTTGATCGCATCCGGTTTGTCAGTTCCGGGACCGAAGCTACATTGCACGCCGTCCGGCTGGCGAGGTGTTTCAGCGGCAGGCCGAAGATCGCGAAGTTTGAAGGCGGTTACCACGGGAGTCACGATGCTGTGGAGATCAGTACTGCTCCGCCACTGGAATCCGCGGGTGAAGTGTCTGCGCCCAATGCGGTTCCCAGTGCGGGGGGTATGGCGTTACACGCGCTGGAAGATATGATTGTTTTGCCTTATAACGATGAGGAGAGTGTTGAGCGGCTTTTGTCGCGCCACCGGGATGAACTGGCGTGTGTGATTCTCGATCCAAAGGCGGGTATTATCCCGATCCGGCCCGATTTTATCCAGCGGGTGCGTGCGATTACTGAGGAACTCGGCATTTTGCTGATTCTCGACGAGATTGTCGGTTTTCGTCAGGCGAAGGGTGGCTTGCAGAGTCATGTGGGGGTCAGGCCCGATTTGACGTGTTTTGGCAAGATGATCGGCGGCGGGTTTCCCGTCGGGGCTTTTGGCGGGCGAGCGGATGTTATGGATCTGGTGGATAATTCCAGTGGGTCTTCACCTGTTTTTCAGAGTGGTACCCATAGCAGTCACGCGGTGGCGATGGCTGCGGGGATCGCGACGCTCGAATCTATGACGGACGAGGCTTACGCGCATCTGAATCGTCTGGGGAATCGTCTGAAGACTGGTCTGGAAGATTTGTTTGCCGAACGGGGCGTTGTGGCGCAGGTCGTTGTGACGGGGTCGGTGTTCGGTATCCACTTTGGTATTGACCGGTTGCGCGATTATCGCGATTTGACCCGGTCGGACAAGGCGATGGCACACGCCGTGTTCCTGTCTCTGCTCAATCAGGGCTATTTCTGCGGGCAGGGATTGACTATGTGTGCGATCAGTTTGCCGACGCAGGATGAGCACGTCGATGGCCTGATTCTGGCTGTCGGAAATGCCCTTGACGAGGTTGCTTCATAG